The Amycolatopsis mongoliensis genome includes a window with the following:
- a CDS encoding HAD-IIA family hydrolase, with protein sequence MNERRWTYLSDMDGVLVKEEHLVPGADEFLAELKSNGIDFLVLTNNSIYTPRDLRARLERTGLDIPEESIWTSALATAKFLSSQRPNGSAYVIGEAGLTTALHEVGYVLTERDPDYVVLGETRTYSFSAITRAIRLIEGGAKFIATNPDATGPSVEGSMPATGSVAALIEKATGRSPYYVGKPNPLMMRSALRRLGAHSESTLMIGDRMDTDVHSGIEAGLQTILVLTGISTRESAERYPYRPTLVLDSIADLIGRTTDPFGEG encoded by the coding sequence ATGAACGAACGCCGGTGGACGTATCTCTCCGACATGGACGGCGTCCTCGTCAAGGAGGAGCACCTCGTCCCCGGAGCCGACGAGTTCCTCGCCGAGCTGAAGTCGAACGGCATCGACTTCCTGGTGCTGACCAACAACTCGATCTACACCCCGCGTGACCTGCGGGCCCGGCTGGAACGCACCGGGCTCGACATCCCGGAGGAGTCGATCTGGACGTCGGCGCTGGCGACCGCGAAGTTCCTCTCGTCGCAGCGGCCGAACGGCTCGGCGTACGTCATCGGGGAAGCGGGCCTCACCACAGCGCTGCACGAGGTCGGCTACGTGCTGACCGAGCGCGACCCGGACTACGTCGTGCTGGGCGAGACCCGCACGTACAGCTTCAGCGCGATCACGCGCGCGATCCGGCTGATCGAGGGCGGCGCGAAGTTCATCGCGACCAACCCGGACGCGACCGGCCCGAGCGTCGAAGGCTCGATGCCGGCCACCGGGTCCGTCGCGGCGCTGATCGAGAAGGCCACCGGGCGCTCGCCGTACTACGTCGGCAAGCCGAACCCGCTGATGATGCGCTCGGCGTTGCGCCGATTGGGTGCGCACTCGGAGTCGACGCTGATGATCGGCGACCGGATGGACACCGACGTGCACTCGGGCATCGAGGCCGGGCTGCAGACGATCCTGGTGCTGACCGGCATCTCCACCCGGGAGTCGGCCGAACGCTATCCGTACCGGCCGACGCTGGTGCTCGACTCGATCGCCGACCTGATCGGGCGAACCACGGACCCGTTCGGCGAAGGCTGA
- a CDS encoding TOBE domain-containing protein — MNGGRIVERGPTREVLSAPRTAFTARIAGLNLVAGTAVPEGLRTASDEVVSGIPAADVVPGESAVAVFPPNAVAVYPHDGEHRGSPRNTTDAVVAALEPHGPVIRLRAEGDGWAHGLTADLTPAAVAELALEPGSAVTLSVKAATVTIHPAAVS; from the coding sequence ATGAACGGCGGCCGGATCGTCGAACGCGGCCCGACCCGTGAAGTGCTTTCCGCACCGCGGACGGCGTTCACCGCGCGGATCGCCGGGCTGAACCTCGTCGCCGGCACCGCGGTGCCCGAGGGACTGCGGACGGCGTCGGACGAGGTGGTGAGCGGGATTCCCGCCGCCGACGTGGTGCCGGGGGAGTCCGCGGTGGCGGTGTTCCCGCCGAACGCCGTCGCCGTCTACCCGCACGACGGCGAGCACCGCGGCAGCCCCCGCAACACGACCGACGCCGTCGTCGCGGCCCTGGAGCCGCACGGGCCGGTGATCCGGCTGCGCGCCGAGGGCGACGGCTGGGCGCACGGCCTGACCGCCGACCTCACCCCGGCCGCCGTGGCCGAGCTCGCCCTGGAGCCCGGCTCGGCGGTGACGCTCTCGGTGAAGGCCGCGACCGTGACGATCCACCCGGCGGCAGTCTCCTGA
- a CDS encoding YccF domain-containing protein, whose translation MRILLNIIWLVLCGFWMALGYLLAGVICCVLIVTIPFGLASFRIANYALWPFGRTVVERRDAGAASFLGNVIWFLFAGLWLAIGHVFTGIALCVTIIGIPLGVANFKMIPVSLMPLGKEIVEIP comes from the coding sequence ATGCGCATTCTGCTGAACATCATCTGGCTCGTCCTGTGCGGCTTCTGGATGGCACTGGGCTACCTGCTCGCGGGCGTGATCTGCTGCGTACTGATCGTGACGATCCCGTTCGGGCTGGCGTCCTTCCGGATCGCGAACTACGCGCTCTGGCCGTTCGGCCGCACGGTGGTCGAACGCCGCGACGCGGGCGCGGCGTCCTTCCTCGGCAACGTCATCTGGTTCCTCTTCGCCGGACTCTGGCTGGCGATCGGGCACGTGTTCACGGGCATCGCGCTGTGCGTCACGATCATCGGCATCCCGCTGGGCGTGGCGAACTTCAAGATGATCCCGGTGTCCCTGATGCCGCTCGGCAAGGAGATCGTCGAGATCCCCTAG
- a CDS encoding metallophosphoesterase, protein MSKSTYVVGDVHGHRDELASALRAEGLVDDEDNWSGAEDQLWFLGDFVDRGPDGVGAIDLVMRLEEQAAEAGGQVQTLLGNHEILALGMYHFGDEPVPSDFGPRSFARSWEINGGLLSDQDRLTPEHIEWLTARPLVAVAADHLLLHSDTLEYLDWGSTVTEINEAAGEILAGSDIEAWWDVWRRMTTRYAFRGPDGEENAQKLMDALGGSRIVHGHSVIADQLGIHPTQIEGPFLYAGGKALGVDGGLFVGGPCLVVELPYEPES, encoded by the coding sequence ATGAGCAAGTCCACGTACGTAGTGGGCGACGTGCACGGCCACCGTGACGAACTGGCCTCCGCACTGCGCGCCGAAGGCCTGGTCGACGACGAAGACAACTGGTCGGGAGCGGAGGACCAGCTGTGGTTCCTCGGCGACTTCGTCGACCGAGGACCGGACGGCGTCGGCGCGATCGACCTGGTCATGCGGCTGGAAGAGCAGGCCGCGGAGGCCGGCGGCCAGGTCCAGACACTGCTGGGCAACCACGAGATCCTGGCACTGGGGATGTACCACTTCGGCGACGAGCCGGTGCCGTCCGACTTCGGCCCGCGCAGCTTCGCCCGCAGCTGGGAGATCAACGGCGGCCTCCTGTCGGACCAGGACCGGCTGACGCCCGAGCACATCGAGTGGCTGACGGCCCGCCCGCTGGTGGCGGTGGCGGCCGACCACCTGCTGCTGCACTCCGACACGCTGGAGTACCTCGACTGGGGGTCGACGGTCACGGAGATCAACGAGGCGGCGGGGGAGATCCTGGCGGGCTCGGACATCGAGGCGTGGTGGGACGTGTGGCGCCGCATGACGACGCGCTACGCGTTCCGCGGCCCGGACGGCGAGGAGAACGCCCAGAAGCTGATGGACGCCCTCGGCGGGTCCCGGATCGTGCACGGCCACAGCGTCATCGCCGACCAGCTCGGGATCCACCCGACGCAGATCGAGGGGCCGTTCCTGTACGCGGGCGGGAAGGCGCTGGGCGTGGACGGCGGGTTGTTCGTCGGCGGGCCGTGTCTCGTGGTGGAGCTGCCGTACGAGCCGGAGTCCTAG
- a CDS encoding multicopper oxidase family protein, with protein MTDIIERPATTGAITAPNWGLTKFLDPLPIPPVLRPRSRETITIPMVTRRQRLHSQLPESTLWTYAGHFPGPTIEVRSGKQLRISWSNEIDGEFPLVAVQGPVTDAPTSRPGRELDKPGYSIVDGVADLPAWTVVHLHGARTNAGNDGWAHNAGLKGTSQLAEYQNRQQAMPLWYHDHAMAITRFNVHTGLAGMYLIRDDEEDALDLPHGDREIPLVITDRNLDTDPATGALTGQLLFKSPYVPDGPMIPFSGPFNLVNGVIWPRLDVDAKWYRFRLLNAANSRFYTLNLVDENNNPVNDAVRLIGTDGGLLPAPARLPANGLTVAPAERFDVLIDFSRFKGQQLKLRNADPRLGGIEPDLMEFRVDGRAKHDSFTLPEKVSTSYVRLQHGTTLPEDHDHVWVALLLDKDGHPEMWDLEQVDADPGGEGVIQLDDPNGGLKTFRMTGRLFDDTTGIFIDHDRWAVWNLVHVAGGPPAHPVHIHLTEFQALFRRSFTTTFDQASERTTAPISGFTDVPLEKYEEGWKDTIIVNPGQWVSVAGRFGGGTGEFMFHCHILDHEDEGMMRPFVVHPPEVAKFHVHPGGGHPHHDA; from the coding sequence ATGACCGATATCATCGAGCGCCCGGCCACGACCGGGGCCATCACCGCGCCGAACTGGGGACTCACCAAGTTCCTCGACCCATTGCCGATTCCACCGGTGCTCCGGCCCCGAAGCCGGGAGACGATCACCATTCCGATGGTGACCCGGCGGCAGCGACTGCACTCACAATTGCCCGAAAGTACGTTGTGGACCTATGCCGGTCATTTCCCGGGTCCGACGATCGAAGTGCGCAGCGGCAAGCAGCTGCGGATTTCGTGGTCGAACGAAATCGACGGCGAGTTCCCGTTGGTCGCGGTTCAGGGCCCGGTGACCGACGCGCCGACCAGCCGCCCGGGCCGCGAGCTGGACAAGCCCGGCTACTCGATCGTCGACGGCGTCGCCGACCTGCCGGCGTGGACGGTCGTGCACCTCCACGGCGCGCGCACCAACGCGGGCAACGACGGCTGGGCGCACAACGCGGGGCTCAAGGGCACGTCGCAGCTGGCCGAGTACCAGAACCGGCAGCAGGCGATGCCGCTCTGGTACCACGACCACGCCATGGCGATCACGCGCTTCAACGTCCACACCGGCCTGGCCGGGATGTACCTGATCCGCGACGACGAAGAGGACGCGCTCGACCTGCCGCACGGCGACCGCGAGATCCCGCTGGTCATCACCGACCGGAACCTCGACACCGACCCGGCGACCGGCGCGCTCACCGGGCAGCTGCTGTTCAAGTCCCCGTACGTCCCGGACGGCCCGATGATCCCGTTCTCCGGGCCGTTCAACCTGGTGAACGGCGTGATCTGGCCGCGCCTGGACGTCGACGCGAAGTGGTACCGCTTCCGGCTGCTCAACGCGGCCAACTCGCGGTTCTACACGCTCAACCTGGTCGACGAGAACAACAACCCGGTGAACGACGCCGTCCGCCTGATCGGCACCGACGGCGGCCTGCTGCCCGCGCCCGCGCGGCTCCCGGCGAACGGCCTGACCGTCGCCCCCGCCGAGCGCTTCGACGTCCTGATCGACTTCAGCCGCTTCAAGGGGCAGCAGCTCAAGCTGCGCAACGCCGACCCGCGGCTCGGCGGGATCGAGCCGGACCTGATGGAGTTCCGGGTGGACGGCCGCGCGAAGCACGACTCCTTCACGCTGCCGGAGAAGGTTTCGACGTCCTACGTGCGGCTGCAGCACGGCACGACGCTGCCGGAGGACCACGACCACGTCTGGGTCGCGCTGCTGCTCGACAAGGACGGCCACCCGGAGATGTGGGATCTCGAACAGGTCGACGCGGACCCGGGCGGCGAGGGGGTCATCCAGCTGGACGACCCGAACGGCGGGCTGAAGACGTTCCGGATGACCGGACGGCTCTTCGACGACACCACGGGCATCTTCATCGACCACGACCGGTGGGCGGTGTGGAACCTCGTGCACGTCGCGGGCGGGCCCCCGGCTCACCCGGTCCACATCCACCTGACGGAGTTCCAGGCCCTGTTCCGGCGGAGCTTCACCACGACGTTCGACCAGGCGTCGGAGCGGACGACGGCGCCGATCAGCGGGTTCACCGACGTCCCGCTGGAGAAGTACGAGGAGGGCTGGAAGGACACGATCATCGTGAACCCCGGCCAGTGGGTGAGCGTCGCCGGGCGGTTCGGCGGGGGAACCGGCGAGTTCATGTTCCACTGCCACATCCTCGACCACGAGGACGAGGGCATGATGCGGCCGTTCGTCGTGCACCCGCCGGAGGTGGCGAAGTTCCACGTCCACCCGGGCGGCGGCCACCCCCACCACGACGCCTGA
- a CDS encoding ABC transporter permease — translation MLGVPAALALALVVLPVVGLLVRSDLTRLPSLIATPSSWHALRLSLITAALSTLACVLLGVPLAVVLARARFSGVRLLRSVVLLPLVLPPVVGGLALLYLLGRKGFLGMLITTLTGESVPFTTTAVVIAQTFVAMPFLVVSLEGALRGSGDRYEQVAATLGARPWTVFRRVTLPLLLPALGSGVVLSFARALGEFGATITFAGSLEDVTRTLPLEVYTQAEVDIDSAVALSLLLIIVAILVIAVARPRSWEGGLR, via the coding sequence GTGCTCGGGGTCCCGGCCGCGCTCGCGCTGGCACTGGTGGTGCTGCCGGTCGTCGGCCTGCTGGTCCGCTCCGACCTGACGCGGCTGCCGTCGCTGATCGCCACGCCGTCGTCGTGGCACGCGCTGCGGCTGTCGCTGATCACGGCGGCACTGTCCACCCTGGCCTGCGTGCTGCTCGGGGTGCCGCTCGCCGTCGTCCTCGCCAGGGCCCGGTTCAGCGGGGTCCGGCTGCTGCGCTCGGTCGTGCTGCTGCCGCTGGTGCTGCCCCCGGTCGTCGGCGGCCTCGCACTGCTCTACCTGCTCGGCCGCAAGGGCTTCCTCGGCATGCTGATCACCACGCTGACCGGCGAGTCGGTGCCGTTCACCACGACCGCGGTGGTCATCGCGCAGACGTTCGTCGCGATGCCGTTCCTCGTGGTCAGCCTCGAAGGGGCGCTGCGCGGCTCCGGCGACCGCTACGAGCAGGTCGCCGCGACGCTCGGCGCGCGCCCGTGGACCGTCTTCCGGCGCGTCACGCTGCCGCTGCTGCTGCCGGCGCTCGGCTCCGGTGTCGTGCTGAGCTTCGCCCGCGCGCTCGGCGAGTTCGGCGCGACGATCACCTTCGCCGGCAGCCTCGAAGACGTCACGCGCACGCTGCCGCTCGAGGTCTACACGCAGGCCGAAGTGGACATCGACAGCGCCGTGGCCCTGTCGTTGCTGCTCATCATCGTGGCGATCCTGGTCATCGCCGTCGCGCGGCCGCGCTCGTGGGAAGGGGGCCTGCGGTGA